The genomic region GCTAAATATTTATTTTGTTGAACTATTATATTTTTATCATATTTATTAGGTAATAAAGCTCTTGCTTTTGCTGTAGATATTTCTATACCTGGCCAAGCTACAACCCATATCCATTCCTTAAAAATAGGTATATTTTGACTTATTATTTTTTCTTGACCTATTATTAATTGTAAACCTCCTAAGTAACATGGAGATACATTATCATAATGAATACTTCCTGCTATGGATCCTTCTATTTCTCCCATTAAGGATAGTAATCTTAATTTTGTTAGTGGTTTTCCGAAAAAGTTATTCATTGCTACTAAACTAGCAACAACAGAACATGCGCTAGATCCTAAACCAGAACCTATTGGCATATTTTTTTCTAATTTAATAGATATTGGTGTTATTTTTTTATCTATGATTTTGCAAAATTTTTTCCAGCATTTCCAAACAATATTATTCTTATAATTTTTTGGTAATTTTTTAGAAAATTTACCTTCATTTATTAAATTGAATTCTGTTGATTTTTCTATAGTTACACAATCTCCTAATAAATTACCATTTATTGGTGAAACTGCTGCACCTAAAATATCAAATCCAACATTTATATTACCTATTGAAGCCGGTGCATAAATTTTTATCATTATTAAACTCTTAACCTCTATGATAGAGTACGTAATATATCAGTGAATACTCCTGCAGCAGTTACTTCATTTCCTGCGCCATATCCTCTAATAACTAAAGGTATAGGTTGATAGTATTTAGTATAAAATGCTAACGCATTTTCTCCATTTTTTATTTTATACAAAGGATCATTATTATTAACAGAATCTATTTTAACATGACATGAACCATTTTTATTAATTATTCCTATAAATCTTAATACTTTTCCTTTTGTGTGAGCTTTTTTTACTTTAATAGAAAAAAATTCATCTAACTCTTTTAATTTTTTCATGAAAATTTTTGTGTTTGATATTTCTTTAAATTCTTTCGGTAGTAATGGTTCAATTTTTATATCTTTTATTTCTAGATTATATCCAGCTTCTCTAGCTAAAATTAACAGTTTTCTTGCAACATCTATACCTGACAAATCATCTTTAGGATTAGGTTCTGTATAACCTAAAATTTTTGCTTCTTTTGTTGCTTCCGATAATTTTACTCCTTCATCTAATTTACCAAATATATATGAAAGTGATCCGGATAAAATACCTCTAAATTTAATTAACTGATCTCCAGAATTCATTAGATTTTTTAAGTTTTCTATTATCGGTAGTCCTGCGCCAACATTGGTATCATACAAAAATTTACATTTATATTTTTTAGTTTCTTTTCTTATATTTTTATAATATTCCATCTCTAAAGTATTAGCTTGTTTATTGGATGTAACTATATTGCATTTTTGTTTAATTAATTCTAAATACTTATATGCTATTTTATTGGAAGATGTACAATCTACTATTATTGGATTATACAAATCATATTTTTTTATTTTTTCTATTAATTTTTTAATATCAAATATATTATTAGATTGTTTGAATATTTGACTCCATTTTTTAATATCAATGCCATCTGAATTTGTTATTATTTTTTTTGAATTTGCTATACCACATATTTTAAATTTTATATTACTTTGCTTCAAATATTTATTTTGTTTTTTTATTTGATTTAATAAAGCTTTACCTACTCCACCTATTCCTATTAAAAATATTTCTGATATTTTTTTATTATAAAAAATTTCTTTATGAATTTTTTCTACTATTATTTTATTATCTTTTTCGCTTATTATTAATGAAATAGAGTTATTAGATAAACTTTGTGATAATGCTATTATATTTGCTTTCATTTTATCTAAAATACAAAAACATTTTATGAATATATTTTTATTAAGATTTATTTTATTCCCAATTATAGATATTATAGATAAATTTTTTATAATCTCTATTTCATGTATTAATTTTTGTTTTATTTCAGCTTTAAATTCTTTATTAAGTATTTTAAATGTTTTTTTTGTTTCTTTTTCTCTTATACAGAAACTAATACTATGTTCTGATGATGATTGTGTTATTATAATAATATTTATTTTTTCTTTATGTAACTTATCGAAAACACGTTTTGATATTTTCGTTTTGCTTTGCATATAGTTATTTTTTCCTACAACATTAAATATAACTACATTATTTATGCTAGTAATTCCTTTGATCTTATTTTTTGTATTTTTATTTTTGCAAATTAAAGTACCTTTAAAATTAGGATTATTTGTATTTTTAATTACGCATGGAATATTATAATCTAATATCGGTAATATTGTTTTTGGGTGTAAAACTTTTGCTCCAAAATATGATAATTCTAAAGCCTCTTTATATGATATTGTTTTTAGTAGTTTTGTATTTTTTACTTTATTTGGATCTGATGTATATATTCCATTAACATCTGTCCATATCTCACAACTATTTGCTTTTAGACATACTGCTAGTATGGATGCTGAATAGTCTGATCCATTTCTTCCTAAAACTACTAACTCTTTACTTTTATAACCAGCGATAAATCCCGCCATTAGTATAATATTTTTTTTAAAAATTTTAATTTTATTAAAATTTTTTATTGATTTATATATATTTACACTTGCATCAAGATAATTTTTATTTGCTGAAATATATTTTATTGGATTAATTATTGTTGCACTTTCTTTTTGGGATTTTAGTAGTCTATACATTATATATATAGATATTATCTCACCTTTTGATATTATTTTTGCATAGATTTTATCTGGACATATATTTAATAATTGTATTCCAGTAATCATTTTTTTGATTTTTGTGAATTCTAGATTTATTTTATTTTCTGTTTTTTCAATTTCAAAGTCTTTATTTTTATCTTTTATTTCTTTTATTATTTTTAAAAAAATTTTTTTATTATCTTCTATTATTTCTTTACACTCCTCATTATTTACAGACTTTTTTATTAATAGTTCAAAATTATTTGTAGTTTTAGCTGGTGCTGATAATACAACTGCTATCTGTACTTTTTTTGTTTCATTTATTATTATGTTAGCTACATCTAAAAACTTTTTTGAGTTTGCTAAAGATGTTCCGCCGAATTTTAAAATTTTCATATTTTTTATTTCTCTTAATTTTATTATAAAAAAACCCGTATTTTATACGGGCTTTGATATTTTTATTATGTGTTTTCAGCCCACATTTTATATTTGGAGTTTTAATTAAAATTATTTTACAGTTAGGCTGTTAATATACATATTATTTTGTTTATATTTTTATTTAAATTATTTTTATTTGATTTTTTATTTTTTTTATAAAATATTTTAGCATTTATTTTAATATAATAAATATACTTAAATTGTTTATATTTTTAAATATTAAAATTAATGTATTTGTTTTTTATTTAAAATTTGTTTTATATTTTTTGTCAATTGTATTATTGTACATATATTTCTTTATTATGATATAATATCATGATTTTTTAAAGTAACATTATTAACTAAAATTTTATGAATCATACTGTTGAAATGATAATTTCAAAAAAAGAACTTCAAAATCGCATTAAAGAATTAGGGAAACAGATTACTAATAACTACAAAAATAGTAATAGTAAGATGGTATTAGTGGGCTTACTTAAAGGTTCATTTATGTTTATGGCTGATTTATGTAGAGCAATTGATATTGACCATTCAGTAGATTTTATTACAACTTCTAGTTATGGTAAAGGTATGATATCTAATCATAATGTTAAAATATTAAAAGATTTAGAAGAAGATATTTTTGATAAAGATGTAATTATTGTTGAGGATATTATTGATTCTGGAAATACTCTTAATAAAATAGTTAGTATTTTACATTTAAGGAAACCTAAATCTTTAGCTATTTGTACTTTATTAAATAAACCTGGTTATCGTGATTTGAATTTTAGTATTGATTATATTGGTTTTTCCATAACTAATGATTTTATGGTTGGATATGGAATTGATTATGCTCAATGTTATCGTCATTTGCCATATATTGGTAAAGTAGTATTATTTAAATAAAAATATAAATTTAAATATATAAATAAAAAGCTATTTATAATATTTTATATCATAAATAGCTTTTTATTTATATATTTAAATTTATATTTTTATAAATTTACTTTTATATTATCTATTAGTCTAATATTTTTTATTATTACTGATAAAAATACTATAATTTTTTTGCTATTTTTAGAGAATGGTGCTAGAGATTTTCTATCAGATACTTTTAATAAATCTATTACAAATCCTTTATTAGTTAATTTTTTCCTTGATATAAGTAATATTTCTTTAATATTTTTTTGTCTTTTTTTGATCTCTTTTTTTATATACTTTAAATTTTTATATATATCTAATGCTAACATAAATTGTTTTTTTGTTAAATGTATATTTCTAGAACTTATTGCTAAACCATTTTTATGTCTTATAGTAGGTACGCTTATTATTTTAATATCATAATTCATATCATTTACTAAATTTTTTATTATAAATAATTGTTGGTAATCTTTTTCTCCAAAAAGAGCTATATTTGGTTGTATTATATTAAATAATTTAGCTATAATTGTAGTTACTCCCCTAAAATGTTTTTTTCTTTTTTTACCTTCTAATATATTAGACAAATAAGGTACTTCAACAAAAGTATGTAGAGATTTTGTTTTTTTTAGTATTTGTTTTTCTTTTGGATAAAATATAATATCAACATTATTTTTTTTGAGAAGATTAAAATCTTGTTCTATGGTACGTGGATAGTTTTTTATATCTTTTTCATTGTTAAACTGCATAGGATTTATAAATATACTTACTATAGTAATGTTTGTTATTTCTTTTGCTTTTTTTATTATAGATAAGTGACCTTTATGTATATTTCCCATTGTAGCTACCAGAGAAATACTCTTATTTTCCATTTTTATTTTTTTAATTATTTTTTTATTTTCTCTATTTCTTTAATAATTTTCATATAATTATTTCTTAAAAAAAACTATGTTCTTTACTAGGATAAATTTCTAATTCTACTTCTTTTATGTATTTTTTTATAGATCGTATAATATTTTTTTTATTATTTGAAAAAATTTTTACAAATTTTGGAATTTTACCTTCTGTTAAACCCAAAGCGTCATGCATAACTATCACTTGGCCATCTGTATATTTACCTGCTCCTATACCTATTATTGGAATTTTTACTTTTTCTGTTATTTTTTTAGCTAATTTATAAGGAACACATTCTATTAATATGATTTGAGCTCCTGCTTTTTCTAAAGATAATGCTTCTTCTAAAATTTTATTTGCTGAATCTATTGTATTACCTTGAACTTTATAATTACCTAAAATATTAATAGATTGAGGTTTTAATCCTATGTGAGCACACACAGGAATTGATCTTTCTGTAAGTTTTTTTATAGTATTTTTTAACCATTTTCCTCCTTCTATTTTTACCATATTTGCACCTGATCTTATTATTTTTGATGCATTTTCATAAGACAATTCTTTTGTCGAATATGACATAAATGGTAAATCTGATATAATAAATGCATTAGGAGATCCTTTTCTTACTGCTTTTGTATGATATATTATATCTTTAGTTGTTACAGATATTGTTGATTTATTTCCTTGAAAAGTCATACCTAAAGAATCTCCAACTAACATTATTTTAATTCCGTCATTATAAAATATTTTAGAAAATGTATAGTCATATGTTGTTATTACAGCAAATTTATATTTCTTTTTTTTCCACTTGTATATATCTTTTATATTTATAGAGTTCATTTTTTTAGCCTTTATTACAATAAAATTATTTTTTAAATCTTATTTTAATAAACTATTTATTTAATGAATTATATTTATAAAATAAAAACATTTTATAAATAATATTTTATTTAAAATAATTATTTTTTAATAAACAAAAATAAGGGTAAATATTTTTTTTACTTAATTTTTTAGAAATTAAATGTATTGATTCTCCTTCAGGGGTTTTTATATTAGAATTTATTTCTAATATAGGTGTTATTACAAATGATCTATTTTTCATATCATAATGAGGAATTGTTAGTTTTTTGTTATTGATTGTAAAATTTTCAAATAAAATAATATCTATGTCTATTGATCTAGAATCCCATTTAAATTTTGTGCGAATTCTTCCTTGTTTTTTCTCAATTTTATTAATGTAATGTAGAATTTTATATGGATTTAATTTGGTTTTAATTAAAATAACAGCATTTAAATAATTTTTTTGTTTTTTTATACTTTTATAAGGTTTAGAATAATATATTGTTGATATATCAATTATTTTGCTATATGGAATATTTTTTATATTTATTATAGCATTTATTATTTGTTTTATTGGGTTATTAATATTACTTCCTATAGATAAATATACACTTTTCATTTGTTTTTTATTAAATTTTATTTATTTTTATATTAAAATTATAAAAACTATCAATAACTTCAATAATTATTGATAGTTAAAACAATAAATTTTTTTATCCGTTAATTTGTTTTTTTTTTATTTCTTCTAATGTTTTACAATCAATACATAGATCAGCTGTAGGATGAGCTTCTAATCTCCTTATTCCTATTTTTACTCCACATAATTCACAAAAACCAAAATTATTTTCTTTTATTTTTTTTAGCGTATATTTTATTTTCTTTAATAGCTTTCTTTCTCTATCTCTATTTCTTATTTCTATACTAAATTCTTCTTCTTGTACTG from Buchnera aphidicola (Neophyllaphis podocarpi) harbors:
- the thrB gene encoding homoserine kinase, with translation MIKIYAPASIGNINVGFDILGAAVSPINGNLLGDCVTIEKSTEFNLINEGKFSKKLPKNYKNNIVWKCWKKFCKIIDKKITPISIKLEKNMPIGSGLGSSACSVVASLVAMNNFFGKPLTKLRLLSLMGEIEGSIAGSIHYDNVSPCYLGGLQLIIGQEKIISQNIPIFKEWIWVVAWPGIEISTAKARALLPNKYDKNIIVQQNKYLAGFIHASYTQQSDLAAIMMKDIIAEPYRKKLIPNFSSVKKAAKKIGAIACGISGSGPTIFTICNKINIANKMAVWLKKNYIQNEEGFVRICYLDTKGARSIGDKYETL
- the thrA gene encoding bifunctional aspartate kinase/homoserine dehydrogenase I, which encodes MKILKFGGTSLANSKKFLDVANIIINETKKVQIAVVLSAPAKTTNNFELLIKKSVNNEECKEIIEDNKKIFLKIIKEIKDKNKDFEIEKTENKINLEFTKIKKMITGIQLLNICPDKIYAKIISKGEIISIYIMYRLLKSQKESATIINPIKYISANKNYLDASVNIYKSIKNFNKIKIFKKNIILMAGFIAGYKSKELVVLGRNGSDYSASILAVCLKANSCEIWTDVNGIYTSDPNKVKNTKLLKTISYKEALELSYFGAKVLHPKTILPILDYNIPCVIKNTNNPNFKGTLICKNKNTKNKIKGITSINNVVIFNVVGKNNYMQSKTKISKRVFDKLHKEKINIIIITQSSSEHSISFCIREKETKKTFKILNKEFKAEIKQKLIHEIEIIKNLSIISIIGNKINLNKNIFIKCFCILDKMKANIIALSQSLSNNSISLIISEKDNKIIVEKIHKEIFYNKKISEIFLIGIGGVGKALLNQIKKQNKYLKQSNIKFKICGIANSKKIITNSDGIDIKKWSQIFKQSNNIFDIKKLIEKIKKYDLYNPIIVDCTSSNKIAYKYLELIKQKCNIVTSNKQANTLEMEYYKNIRKETKKYKCKFLYDTNVGAGLPIIENLKNLMNSGDQLIKFRGILSGSLSYIFGKLDEGVKLSEATKEAKILGYTEPNPKDDLSGIDVARKLLILAREAGYNLEIKDIKIEPLLPKEFKEISNTKIFMKKLKELDEFFSIKVKKAHTKGKVLRFIGIINKNGSCHVKIDSVNNNDPLYKIKNGENALAFYTKYYQPIPLVIRGYGAGNEVTAAGVFTDILRTLS
- the hpt gene encoding hypoxanthine phosphoribosyltransferase codes for the protein MNHTVEMIISKKELQNRIKELGKQITNNYKNSNSKMVLVGLLKGSFMFMADLCRAIDIDHSVDFITTSSYGKGMISNHNVKILKDLEEDIFDKDVIIVEDIIDSGNTLNKIVSILHLRKPKSLAICTLLNKPGYRDLNFSIDYIGFSITNDFMVGYGIDYAQCYRHLPYIGKVVLFK
- the panC gene encoding pantoate--beta-alanine ligase, with product MENKSISLVATMGNIHKGHLSIIKKAKEITNITIVSIFINPMQFNNEKDIKNYPRTIEQDFNLLKKNNVDIIFYPKEKQILKKTKSLHTFVEVPYLSNILEGKKRKKHFRGVTTIIAKLFNIIQPNIALFGEKDYQQLFIIKNLVNDMNYDIKIISVPTIRHKNGLAISSRNIHLTKKQFMLALDIYKNLKYIKKEIKKRQKNIKEILLISRKKLTNKGFVIDLLKVSDRKSLAPFSKNSKKIIVFLSVIIKNIRLIDNIKVNL
- the panB gene encoding 3-methyl-2-oxobutanoate hydroxymethyltransferase; the protein is MNSINIKDIYKWKKKKYKFAVITTYDYTFSKIFYNDGIKIMLVGDSLGMTFQGNKSTISVTTKDIIYHTKAVRKGSPNAFIISDLPFMSYSTKELSYENASKIIRSGANMVKIEGGKWLKNTIKKLTERSIPVCAHIGLKPQSINILGNYKVQGNTIDSANKILEEALSLEKAGAQIILIECVPYKLAKKITEKVKIPIIGIGAGKYTDGQVIVMHDALGLTEGKIPKFVKIFSNNKKNIIRSIKKYIKEVELEIYPSKEHSFF
- the folK gene encoding 2-amino-4-hydroxy-6-hydroxymethyldihydropteridine diphosphokinase, with the translated sequence MKSVYLSIGSNINNPIKQIINAIINIKNIPYSKIIDISTIYYSKPYKSIKKQKNYLNAVILIKTKLNPYKILHYINKIEKKQGRIRTKFKWDSRSIDIDIILFENFTINNKKLTIPHYDMKNRSFVITPILEINSNIKTPEGESIHLISKKLSKKNIYPYFCLLKNNYFK
- the dksA gene encoding RNA polymerase-binding protein DksA, with amino-acid sequence MKKQRNNKSSILSILNIAGVKPYKQINGEEYMSKLQINHFKKILKAWDNKIKKESSSALSYIKNESINFPDPVDRAVQEEEFSIEIRNRDRERKLLKKIKYTLKKIKENNFGFCELCGVKIGIRRLEAHPTADLCIDCKTLEEIKKKQING